The following are encoded together in the Anoplopoma fimbria isolate UVic2021 breed Golden Eagle Sablefish chromosome 9, Afim_UVic_2022, whole genome shotgun sequence genome:
- the cant1b gene encoding soluble calcium-activated nucleotidase 1b, protein MRRPSAPAYSGHHPKSKPDREDDDDTSMTSFGVAVRGLPLTLASMTQATAADSRFHPKWRAITVATLLALVLMLYLHRTVGDRDNATRGYYRNRVHSLQMHSEGEDDIFKDANRQNARGLSHHQRRDKPYNDTYPLSPPEKTRHGIRYRIGVIADLDTASRSSKDQTWFSYMKRGHLTVSDSADRLEVEWDAETVTLESHLAEKGRGMELSELVAFNGHLYSVDDRTGVVYRIEGSRAVPWVILPDGDGSVSKGFKAEWLAVKDEHLYVGGLGKEWTTTSGKVVNNHPEWVKVVGYHGDVQHENWVPYYNALRSATGIQPPGYLIHESAAWSERLQRWFFLPRRASHEHYEETADERRATNLLLSCSADFSHITVRHVGPLNPTHGFSSFKFVPDTDDQIVLALKSEEDAGRIATYIIAFTLDGRVLMPETKIGNVKFEGLEFI, encoded by the exons ATGAGAAGACCCTCCGCACCGG CCTATAGTGGTCATCACCCCAAGTCCAAGCCTGACAGGGAGGATGACGACGATACTTCCATGACCTCCTTTGGTGTTGCCGTCCGAGGCCTCCCCCTGACCTTGGCGTCCATGACACAAGCCACTGCCGCGGACTCCCGCTTCCACCCCAAATGGCGGGCGATCACTGTGGCGACCCTGCTGGCTTTAGTGCTCATGTTGTACCTGCACCGCACAGTGGGGGACAGAGACAATGCCACCAGAGGCTACTACCGCAACAGGGTTCACAGTTTGCAAATGCACAGTGAGGGTGAGGATGACATCTTCAAAGACGCTAACAGACAAAATGCACGAGGCCTCTCCCACCACCAGAGAAGGGACAAACCTTACAATGACACGTACCCGTTGAGTCCGCCGGAGAAGACCAGGCACGGCATCCGCTACCGTATTGGTGTGATCGCAGATCTGGACACGGCGTCGCGTAGCTCAAAGGACCAGACGTGGTTCAGCTACATGAAAAGAGGTCACCTGACTGTTTCAGACAGTGCTGACAGGCTGGAGGTGGAGTGGGACGCCGAGACGGTCACGCTGGAGAGTCATCTGGCTGAGAAGGGACGAG GTATGGAGCTGTCCGAGCTGGTGGCGTTCAACGGTCACCTGTACAGTGTGGACGACCGCACAGGCGTGGTGTACAGGATCGAAGGTAGCCGGGCTGTCCCCTGGGTTATACTACCCGACGGCGACGGCTCGGTCTCCAAAG GGTTCAAGGCAGAGTGGCTGGCAGTGAAAGATGAGCACCTGTATGTTGGCGGCCTGGGCAAAGAGTGGACCACGACCTCTGGAAAAGTGGTCAACAACCACCCAGAGTGGGTGAAAGTCGTCGGCTACCACGGTGATGTGCAGCACGAGAACTGGGTGCCGTACTACAACGCCCTGCGGAGCGCAACGGGGATACAACCACCAG GCTACCTTATCCATGAATCAGCGGCGTGGAGTGAGCGTCTCCAGCGCTGGTTCTTCCTCCCTCGCCGTGCCAGTCACGAGCACTACGAAGAGACCGCAGACGAGCGGCGCGCCACCAACCTCCTGCTGTCCTGCTCGGCAGACTTCAGCCACATAACAGTTCGGCACGTCGGCCCGCTCAACCCGACCCACGGGTTCTCCTCGTTCAAATTTGTCCCGGACACGGACGATCAGATTGTTCTGGCCCTGAAATCAGAGGAGGACGCCGGCCGGATTGCCACCTACATCATTGCATTCACACTGGACGGTCGGGTGCTGATGCCGGAGACAAAGATAGGGAATGTGAAGTTTGAAGGACTGGAGTTTATTTGA
- the ogal gene encoding protein O-GlcNAcase has translation MSKPGSTKGRDHTGTRRFISGVVEGFYGRPWTMDQRTELFKREQKWGLNTYLYAPKDDYKHRMYWRDLYSAEEAEQLIALISAAKQHDVEFIYAISPGLDITFSNPKEVAALKRKLDQVRQFGCRSFSLLFDDIETEMCPADKQAFSSFAHAQVATTNEVYQHLGDPETFLFCPTDYCAAFCTPNVSQSSYLHTVGENLLPGIDILWTGPKVVSHKISVESIEEVSSVLKRAPVIWDNIHANDYDPQRIFLGPFKDRPTELIPKLGGVLTNPNCEFYPNFVAIHTLATWCKATAGGAQRDVDMGDEEQDPGYSPQKALTLALTDWLQEFLSTDQPGGRLKKESSEEEPMQTDGGEGSYVPGPGENPVYTAEPLTLDDLKLLSDLFHLPYEHGPTARTMLQELDWLKNHSWAVAAETDKTAEWRSRAQQFDGMCEAVVQMFNRLSNAPNRSILYDLYNYICDIKSGVGLARAYVKSLGGQSGPSAQPMNDDPEPWGFRGGLSGEFQRMLPCHGNRDLFRHPPMTAVYSTRPYCTEDKLEVQRISREMQSAGMQPPLICDGLSAGEIPPSPQCALVLEDEIGLCGYALALTDAKPAAAKIQRAVSESVLKDFPSLVTIQVLPRVTDPSPAKRMIGRLLSSIRSSGSRGVFCELRQNDQRMLDFYTKLGSFKPIQTAGLPQDIIAMGTSL, from the exons ATGTCGAAACCAGGCAGCACCAAGGGCCGAGACCACACCGGGACCAGGCGGTTCATCAGTGGGGTGGTGGAAG GTTTTTATGGGCGACCATGGACTATGGACCAGAGAACAGAGCTGTTTAAAAG AGAGCAGAAGTGGGGTTTGAACACGTACCTTTACGCTCCTAAAGATGACTACAAACACAGGATGTACTGGAGGGATCTGTACTCTGCAGAGGAGGCAG AACAACTCATCGCCCTGATATCAGCAGCCAAACAGCACGACGTTGAGTTCATCTACGCGATCTCTCCCGGCCTGGACATTACTTTCTCCAACCCCAAAGAGGTTGCCGCCCTGAAGAGGAAACTGGATCAG GTGAGGCAGTTTGGCTGCAGGtccttctctctgctgtttgatgACATTGAGACTGAGATGTGTCCAGCTGATAAGCAGGCCTTCAGCTCCTTCGCACATGCCCAGGTGGCCACCACGAACGAAGTGTACCAGCACCTGGGTGACCCTGAGACCTTCCTCTTCTGTCCTACAG ATTATTGTGCTGCGTTCTGCACTCCCAACGTGTCCCAGTCCTCTTACCTGCACACGGTGGGAGAGAATCTGCTGCCTGGGATAGACATACTGTGGACCG gTCCCAAAGTGGTATCTCACAAAATCTCTGTCGAGTCCATAGAAGAGGTGTCCTCCGTCCTGAAGAGGGCACCGGTCATCTGGGACAATATCCACGCAAACGACTACGACCCCCAAAGGATTTTCCTCGGACCCTTTAAG GATCGTCCCACTGAGCTGATTCCCAAACTGGGAGGAGTGCTCACCAATCCCAACTGTGAGTTCTACCCAAACTTTGTGGCCATCCACACCTTGGCTACGTGGTGCAAAGCAACCGCTGGTGGAGCACAGAGGGATGTGGACATGG GCGATGAGGAGCAGGACCCCGGCTACAGCCCCCAGAAAGCCCTGACCCTGGCCCTCACTGACTGGCTGCAGGAGTTTCTGAGCACCGACCAGCCTGGAG GTCGTCTGAAGAAGGAGTCGTCAGAGGAGGAGCCCATGCAGACGGATGGGGGAGAGGGCTCCTATGTTCCTGGACCCGGGGAGAACCCGGTCTACACAGCAGAGCCTCTGACCCTGGACGACCTGAAGCTGCTCTCCGACCTCTTCCACCTGCCGTACGAACACGGCCCGACAGCCAGGACCATGCTGCAGGAGCTGGACTGGCTCAAGAACCACAGCTGGGCCGTCGCTGCAGAGACAGACAAg actGCGGAGTGGCGCTCCAGAGCTCAGCAGTTTGACGGCATGTGTGAGGCGGTGGTGCAGATGTTCAACCGTCTGTCAAACGCCCCGAACCGCAGCATTCTGTACGACCTCTACAACTACATCTGTGACATCAAGAGCGGGGTCGGCCTGGCTCGGGCCTACGTCAAATCACTCG GAGGGCAGAGTGGACCCTCAGCCCAGCCGATGAACGATGACCCTGAACCCTGGGGCTTCAGAGGAGGCCTCTCTGGAGAGTTCCAG AGAATGCTGCCTTGCCACGGAAACAGGGACCTGTTCAGACATCCTCCCATGACGGCGGTTTACAGCACACGACCGTACTGCACTGAGGACAAG CTGGAGGTGCAGAGGATCTCCAGGGAGATGCAGAGCGCAGGAATGCAGCCTCCGCTTATCTGTGACGG CCTGTCAGCAGGTGAGATCCCCCCTTCCCCTCAGTGTGCTCTGGTCCTGGAGGATGAGATCGGGCTGTGTGGTTACGCGCTGGCACTCACCGACGCCAAACCGGCCGCAGCCAAGATTCAG AGGGCAGTAAGTGAATCAGTGCTCAAGGACTTCCCCTCCCTGGTTACCATACAAGTGCTGCCCCGGGTCACTGATCCCTCTCCAGCCAAGCGCATGATTGGTCGGCTGTTGTCCTCCATCAGGAGCAGTG GTTCCAGAGGAGTTTTCTGTGAGTTGAGGCAGAACGATCAGAGGATGCTCGACTTTTACACTAAACTGGGCTCCTTCAAACCCATCCAAACAGCCGGTCTACCTCAAGACATTATTGCCATGGGAACAAGCTTGTGA